One window of the Clostridium sp. MB40-C1 genome contains the following:
- a CDS encoding penicillin-binding transpeptidase domain-containing protein yields MKKIVGIAFVCTICIYMIGCNNINNNVNQQSAKDKKESTSSVVMKNKDTMSKENAVVENTSTSKKAANYKESFNGIDGCAVFYNSDMKEYRFYNEQLCEKQVSPCSTFKIIATLVGLEKGVINSIDSKMNYDGTSYPIKAWNKDLNLKEAFQTSCVWYFRKVIDKIGKDNMQKALKKIKYGNCDISQWKGGNINPLPDLNGFWLESSLKISPKEQVEVLANIFNGNTEYSEKNISILKDIMLVDKSDHISIYGKTGTGNKDNGWFVGMIEQDTQKYFFAIHLNDKNSSQVSGPKAKEIALKIIRQHYDKYKD; encoded by the coding sequence ATGAAAAAAATTGTAGGTATTGCTTTTGTTTGTACAATATGTATTTATATGATTGGATGCAATAATATAAATAATAATGTAAATCAGCAATCAGCTAAAGATAAAAAAGAATCAACATCTTCGGTTGTTATGAAAAATAAGGATACAATGTCAAAGGAAAATGCTGTAGTAGAGAACACATCTACATCAAAGAAAGCTGCTAATTATAAGGAGTCTTTTAATGGTATTGATGGATGCGCTGTTTTCTATAATAGTGATATGAAAGAATATCGATTTTATAATGAACAATTATGTGAAAAACAGGTATCTCCTTGCTCAACATTTAAAATAATAGCCACATTAGTTGGACTTGAGAAAGGGGTAATAAACTCTATCGATTCAAAAATGAATTATGATGGAACTTCTTATCCTATAAAAGCTTGGAATAAAGATTTGAACTTAAAAGAGGCTTTTCAAACATCATGTGTTTGGTATTTTAGAAAAGTTATAGACAAAATTGGAAAAGATAATATGCAAAAAGCACTTAAAAAAATTAAATATGGGAATTGTGATATAAGCCAATGGAAAGGTGGAAATATTAATCCACTACCTGATTTAAATGGTTTTTGGTTAGAGTCTTCTCTAAAAATTTCACCCAAAGAGCAAGTAGAAGTTTTAGCAAATATTTTTAATGGCAATACAGAATATTCAGAAAAAAATATTTCAATTCTTAAAGATATAATGTTAGTGGATAAAAGTGATCATATTTCTATTTACGGTAAAACTGGTACTGGAAATAAGGACAATGGTTGGTTTGTAGGAATGATTGAGCAAGATACCCAAAAATATTTCTTTGCAATTCATTTAAATGATAAGAATAGTAGTCAGGTATCTGGACCTAAGGCTAAAGAAATAGCACTTAAAATTATAAGGCAGCATTATGATAAGTATAAAGATTAA
- a CDS encoding type II CAAX prenyl endopeptidase Rce1 family protein — MINLGSINIKSSDKKKSTIIGWGISLVLFIIAIIIYILSIKFTLLRNDGLFQYRAWNWMEYFLGICSLVVISIRFREIKLRTVICGLFFAFLCWISFFYRTTEIDTTIIDGLITFLAYIAGCSLRNTENGVRSLANEGEFKNAVKSLLYGCIVSILFACINVVYFVVTQDSIKLQNPLISGFLALQPGIGEEIVFRFFIINATLTILRNKLSQKHLLFVVMFLGVIPHSILHFPDLWLDNIPNAVFMLVSTSLMFGFPMAYIQYKRNLESAIGFHWFIDFFRFFVGF, encoded by the coding sequence TTGATAAACTTAGGTAGTATAAATATTAAATCTAGTGATAAAAAGAAGTCAACTATAATTGGATGGGGAATTAGTTTAGTACTTTTTATTATAGCAATAATAATATATATTTTATCAATAAAATTTACTCTATTAAGAAATGATGGTTTATTTCAATACAGAGCATGGAATTGGATGGAATATTTTTTAGGCATTTGTTCGCTTGTAGTAATTAGTATTAGATTTAGGGAAATAAAACTGCGTACTGTAATATGTGGGTTATTTTTTGCTTTTTTATGTTGGATAAGTTTTTTTTATAGAACAACAGAAATAGACACTACTATAATTGATGGTTTAATTACTTTTCTTGCATACATAGCAGGATGTTCACTCAGAAATACAGAAAATGGCGTAAGGAGTTTAGCAAATGAAGGAGAATTTAAAAATGCAGTTAAATCACTATTATATGGGTGTATTGTAAGTATACTATTTGCTTGTATAAATGTTGTATACTTTGTAGTTACACAAGATTCTATAAAATTACAAAATCCTCTCATTTCAGGCTTTCTTGCACTTCAGCCAGGTATTGGTGAGGAAATAGTTTTTCGATTTTTTATTATTAATGCTACTTTAACAATTTTGAGGAATAAACTATCACAAAAGCATTTATTGTTTGTAGTTATGTTTTTAGGGGTAATACCACATAGTATTCTGCATTTCCCAGACTTATGGTTAGATAACATACCAAATGCTGTTTTTATGCTTGTATCAACGAGTTTGATGTTTGGATTTCCTATGGCTTATATTCAATACAAGCGCAACTTAGAATCAGCGATAGGTTTTCATTGGTTTATTGATTTTTTTAGATTTTTTGTAGGTTTCTAA
- a CDS encoding alpha/beta fold hydrolase gives MRKNSVFKTQEGKNDVIKHYDLFLEKWAVSYEKFYLNTRYGKTFIIASGKKSNPPIILLHGSGINSVMWLRDIEEYSNNYRVYAIDILGEPGKSDENRPSLSDSYYAEWLNDIFNDLSLKKANVVGFSLGACLSIKFSISYPEKVNKLVLLCPSGIGPQKKAFIFKAMVYKLLGEKGIDKLYYKVNGSQFIPEEMLKYQKLIGKSFNYRRETIPLFSDNELKLLTMPIVLFVGGKDIVLHSYKTARRLRKLLPHAKINILPEAGHYTVNNVNKIIEWLNLSS, from the coding sequence ATGAGGAAAAATAGTGTGTTTAAAACTCAAGAAGGAAAAAATGATGTTATAAAACATTATGATTTATTTCTTGAAAAATGGGCAGTATCTTATGAAAAATTCTATCTGAATACAAGGTATGGGAAGACATTTATTATAGCTAGTGGTAAAAAAAGTAATCCACCTATTATATTACTTCATGGCAGCGGTATAAATTCTGTTATGTGGTTAAGAGATATAGAGGAGTATTCTAATAATTATCGAGTATATGCTATAGATATACTAGGTGAACCAGGAAAAAGCGATGAAAACCGCCCATCATTAAGTGATTCTTATTATGCAGAATGGCTTAATGATATTTTTAATGATTTATCATTGAAAAAAGCAAATGTTGTTGGATTTTCATTGGGGGCATGTTTATCAATAAAGTTTTCGATAAGTTATCCAGAAAAGGTAAATAAACTTGTATTGCTTTGTCCATCTGGTATAGGTCCACAAAAGAAAGCTTTTATTTTTAAAGCCATGGTCTATAAACTCTTAGGAGAAAAAGGTATAGATAAGTTATATTACAAAGTTAATGGAAGCCAATTTATACCAGAAGAAATGTTAAAATATCAAAAGCTTATAGGAAAGAGCTTTAATTATAGGCGAGAGACAATTCCTCTATTTTCTGATAACGAATTAAAGCTATTAACAATGCCAATTGTACTATTTGTGGGAGGAAAGGATATAGTGCTCCATTCATATAAGACTGCGAGACGTTTAAGAAAGTTACTTCCTCATGCAAAAATAAATATTTTGCCAGAAGCTGGTCATTATACTGTTAATAATGTAAATAAAATAATAGAATGGTTAAACCTAAGTAGTTAA
- a CDS encoding HAD family hydrolase, whose translation MRYSHVVFDIDGTLIDSEKAVLNSLQKTILEEKGIEKSLEELRFALGIPGKVALSRLDIENLEEVEEKWDEYSKEYCHEITLFDGIRYVVQALKSKSIKLGIITSKTRKEYESDFVRFGLDSYFDVVICADDTKKHKPNGDPMEKYLEIANARREDTIYIGDSIYDMQCAKNAGVHSVLALWGRDDCNNLEATYKLNNPKDILDILIEYNNSSMK comes from the coding sequence ATGAGATATTCACATGTAGTATTTGATATCGATGGTACTTTAATAGATTCAGAAAAGGCAGTTTTAAATTCTTTACAAAAAACAATTTTAGAAGAGAAAGGGATAGAAAAAAGTTTAGAAGAATTAAGATTTGCTCTAGGAATACCGGGAAAAGTTGCTTTATCAAGGCTTGATATAGAAAACTTAGAAGAAGTAGAAGAAAAGTGGGATGAATATTCTAAAGAATATTGCCATGAGATTACTCTTTTTGATGGGATAAGATATGTAGTACAAGCATTAAAATCTAAGTCTATAAAGTTAGGAATTATAACATCTAAAACTAGAAAAGAATATGAAAGCGACTTTGTAAGATTTGGATTAGATTCTTATTTTGATGTGGTAATTTGTGCTGATGATACTAAAAAACATAAACCAAATGGAGATCCAATGGAAAAATATTTAGAAATTGCTAATGCTAGAAGAGAAGATACAATTTATATTGGTGATTCGATATATGATATGCAGTGTGCTAAAAATGCAGGAGTTCATTCAGTGTTAGCATTATGGGGTAGAGATGATTGCAATAACTTGGAAGCTACTTACAAGTTGAATAATCCTAAAGATATTTTAGATATTTTAATTGAGTATAATAATTCTAGTATGAAATGA
- a CDS encoding response regulator transcription factor, with translation MYSIMIIEDDKKMAELIKKHLERYGYKAFLVKDFSNIKNEFLEYKPDLVLMDINLPFFDGFYWCSEIRSYSKAPIIFISARDSDMDQVMAIDNGGDEFIIKPFSYDVLLAKIKGVLRRAYGSYAKNDTDFIKIDDLILYTNKNILEFKDRKVELSKNEFSLLFHLVKNINKIVSRDTLLEILWSDTEFIDDNTLSVNVTRVRKRLEEVGIKDAIETKRGQGYIFRHIQINN, from the coding sequence TTGTATAGTATTATGATTATAGAAGATGACAAGAAAATGGCTGAACTTATAAAAAAACATTTAGAACGATATGGATATAAAGCATTTTTAGTTAAAGATTTTTCAAATATAAAAAATGAGTTTCTGGAGTATAAGCCAGATCTTGTTTTAATGGATATAAATCTTCCTTTCTTTGATGGCTTTTATTGGTGTAGTGAGATAAGAAGTTACTCAAAAGCGCCTATAATATTTATATCAGCTAGAGATTCAGATATGGATCAGGTTATGGCAATAGATAATGGCGGAGATGAGTTTATAATAAAACCATTTTCTTATGATGTACTATTGGCAAAGATAAAAGGTGTATTAAGAAGAGCTTATGGTAGTTACGCTAAAAATGATACAGATTTTATAAAGATTGATGATTTAATATTATATACAAATAAAAATATACTGGAATTTAAAGATAGAAAAGTTGAGCTTAGTAAAAACGAATTCTCTCTTTTATTTCATCTTGTAAAAAACATAAATAAAATTGTATCAAGAGATACTTTACTTGAGATTCTTTGGAGTGATACAGAATTTATTGATGATAATACCCTTTCTGTTAATGTTACAAGAGTTAGAAAAAGATTAGAAGAAGTAGGTATTAAAGATGCTATAGAGACAAAACGTGGACAAGGATATATATTTAGGCACATTCAAATAAATAATTAG
- a CDS encoding sensor histidine kinase, whose translation MNFIEFLKDRIAYVIVYFVSTSLAILITYLTIIMKVVDFSLTNIVYAYFVSTVIFIIFLLYEYSKVRVFYSRLYEALNSEDIIEDIINVGKGRTIEQKLFANILKKLHKTYKGNIYKYEDIQKQYSYFTNQWVHQMKTPVSVINLILQEESTAECKEILDSIGEENEKISQGLNIMLYNARINQFNHDFNVEDTDILLVLRKAINNNKKLLIRHKIFPEITGETAIVQTDKKWMYFVINQIVINAIKYTAVADKHRKVINFNINEDTEKVVVSIKDNGIGIPKEDLGRVFNAFFTGKNGRKTSESTGMGLHLSKRICKELGNDLYVESEEGNGAKFYITFYKGKNIFKL comes from the coding sequence ATGAACTTTATAGAATTTTTAAAAGATAGAATAGCTTATGTAATAGTATATTTCGTCAGTACATCTTTAGCTATTTTAATAACGTATTTGACAATAATTATGAAAGTAGTAGATTTTTCCTTAACTAATATAGTATATGCCTATTTCGTTTCTACAGTGATATTTATTATATTTTTGTTATATGAATATTCAAAGGTAAGAGTATTTTATAGTCGCCTTTATGAAGCATTAAATTCTGAAGATATTATAGAAGATATTATAAATGTAGGAAAAGGCAGAACTATAGAACAAAAGCTTTTTGCAAATATATTGAAAAAGCTGCATAAAACATATAAAGGTAATATTTATAAATATGAAGATATTCAAAAGCAGTATTCATATTTTACTAATCAATGGGTACATCAAATGAAGACTCCTGTGTCTGTAATTAATTTAATATTACAGGAAGAAAGTACAGCTGAATGTAAGGAGATTCTTGATAGTATTGGTGAAGAAAATGAAAAGATATCACAAGGTCTTAACATTATGCTATATAATGCAAGAATAAATCAATTTAATCATGATTTTAATGTGGAAGATACAGATATACTGTTGGTTTTAAGAAAAGCGATAAATAATAATAAAAAGTTACTTATTAGGCATAAGATATTCCCTGAAATTACAGGGGAGACTGCAATTGTTCAAACGGACAAAAAGTGGATGTATTTTGTTATTAATCAAATTGTAATTAATGCAATAAAATATACCGCTGTAGCAGACAAGCATAGAAAAGTTATAAATTTTAATATAAACGAAGATACTGAAAAAGTAGTAGTAAGTATTAAGGATAATGGAATTGGTATACCAAAGGAAGATTTAGGACGGGTATTTAATGCTTTCTTTACAGGTAAAAATGGCAGGAAGACTTCTGAGTCTACAGGTATGGGATTGCATTTATCAAAACGTATTTGCAAAGAGCTTGGAAATGATCTATATGTTGAATCAGAGGAAGGGAATGGAGCCAAGTTTTATATTACTTTTTATAAAGGTAAAAATATATTTAAACTGTAA
- a CDS encoding ABC transporter ATP-binding protein, producing the protein MSILKVQNITKIYGGKKGGMKFKALDKFSLEIEEGEFVGVMGPSGSGKTTLLNIMATIDTPSSGELFINGTNPIELNEKNIALFRRKELGFIFQDFNLLDSLSVKENIILPLVLEKVNVRKIENRVEDITNLLNIKDILNKKPYEISGGQQQRAACARALIHNPSIILADEPTGNLDSKASQDVMETLTNLNEKKGATIMMVTHDPFSASFCKRIIMIKDGKYFLEIVNGGNRQAFFKEIMDSLSLLGSRPSNYTL; encoded by the coding sequence ATGTCAATTTTAAAGGTTCAAAATATAACAAAAATTTATGGTGGAAAAAAGGGTGGAATGAAGTTTAAAGCTTTAGATAAATTTAGTTTAGAAATTGAAGAAGGTGAATTTGTTGGAGTAATGGGACCATCAGGTAGTGGTAAAACAACATTATTAAACATAATGGCAACTATAGATACTCCTTCATCAGGAGAACTTTTTATAAATGGCACAAATCCAATAGAGCTAAATGAAAAAAATATTGCTTTATTTAGAAGGAAGGAATTGGGTTTTATATTTCAAGATTTTAATCTTTTAGACTCGTTGTCTGTTAAGGAAAATATAATACTGCCACTTGTATTAGAGAAGGTTAATGTAAGAAAAATAGAAAATAGGGTTGAAGATATTACAAACCTATTAAATATTAAAGATATTTTAAATAAAAAACCCTATGAAATCTCAGGAGGGCAACAACAGAGGGCAGCTTGTGCCAGAGCGCTTATTCATAATCCTTCTATAATTCTTGCAGATGAACCTACAGGAAATCTTGATTCTAAAGCTTCTCAGGATGTTATGGAAACTTTAACAAATCTAAATGAAAAAAAAGGGGCTACTATAATGATGGTTACTCACGATCCTTTTTCTGCAAGTTTTTGTAAGAGAATAATTATGATTAAGGATGGAAAGTATTTTTTAGAAATTGTGAATGGAGGAAATAGACAAGCATTTTTTAAAGAAATTATGGATTCTCTTTCACTTTTAGGAAGTAGACCTAGTAATTATACACTGTAA
- a CDS encoding FtsX-like permease family protein, protein MTINNIAVKNIKGNLNKYVMYYLSNVIVVTIFFIFANFIYNPSVSTGNISDKTIGDVASRLMYLCEFVIIIFTFIFSSYSITNFLRSREKEFGLLSMFGLTKGQIRRYVMFENIIISIISIITGIFFGMMFSKLFFMAVSVILDLNSEIPFLISSKAVKITVASFLILLNVISFITSFKIKNNNIAELLKGERIPKETPKFSKVKSALAIILILSGYVVGLLSKTAIILTMIPILIVVIIGTRFLFSQFSVYFTNKLQNNKNVYYKGINMITLSQIIYKLKDNAKVLFITSILSGITLASAISVYSLQKVTLSSLEENCPQDIGFIEQGINSHKVIPNGKVEDILKKHKFDIKYKNKIELIKGKNNDIMQETKKNTYGIKINKTDFNIMSQSSFNELAKQYDKKSLDLKNGQVVIYTYDLTNNIVNQKTDLPFNNQKNLNLNIGGKVSSFDILDNLKGGIINADTENTNTIIVSNSDFEKLWNKASDSNKCIYYGYNIKHNLKAVSAVTEIKNEVPKSQKNFFTERVISASGLMQILSVLLFIGTFIAMIFFIATGSILYFKMFNEIEKDKQDFVGLKKIGVTQEEIKKAVSIQSFTMFFLPLTVATLHAVFAVKSVGLLYAKYFIFIAGIYLVLQTIYYLFAKCMYVKQINSWGI, encoded by the coding sequence ATGACAATTAATAATATAGCTGTTAAAAATATTAAAGGGAATTTAAATAAATACGTTATGTATTATTTGAGTAATGTAATAGTTGTAACCATATTTTTTATATTTGCTAATTTTATATATAATCCAAGTGTAAGTACCGGTAATATTAGTGACAAGACTATAGGTGATGTTGCTAGTCGATTAATGTATTTATGTGAGTTTGTAATAATAATTTTTACTTTTATATTTTCAAGTTATTCAATAACTAACTTTTTAAGGTCTAGAGAAAAAGAATTTGGACTTTTATCAATGTTTGGTTTAACTAAAGGCCAAATAAGACGATATGTTATGTTTGAAAATATAATAATTTCAATTATTTCTATCATAACAGGGATTTTCTTTGGAATGATGTTTTCAAAATTATTTTTTATGGCTGTATCTGTAATTTTAGATTTGAATTCAGAAATTCCATTTCTAATATCAAGTAAAGCTGTAAAAATAACAGTAGCAAGCTTTTTAATACTTTTGAACGTTATAAGTTTTATTACAAGCTTTAAAATAAAAAATAACAATATTGCAGAATTATTAAAAGGTGAGAGAATACCTAAAGAAACACCTAAATTCTCCAAAGTAAAATCAGCACTCGCAATAATACTCATTCTTTCAGGATATGTTGTAGGTTTACTTTCTAAGACAGCTATTATACTTACAATGATTCCAATACTTATAGTTGTAATAATAGGAACTCGCTTTTTATTTTCTCAGTTTAGTGTATATTTTACAAATAAGCTTCAAAACAATAAAAATGTTTATTATAAAGGAATAAATATGATAACATTGTCTCAAATTATATATAAATTAAAAGATAATGCCAAGGTATTGTTTATTACTTCAATACTCAGTGGAATTACTCTTGCATCAGCTATATCAGTTTATTCTCTGCAAAAGGTAACTTTATCTTCTCTTGAAGAAAATTGTCCACAGGATATAGGGTTTATAGAGCAGGGTATAAATTCTCATAAAGTTATACCTAATGGAAAAGTTGAAGATATACTAAAAAAGCATAAATTTGATATAAAATATAAAAATAAAATAGAACTAATAAAAGGGAAAAATAATGATATAATGCAAGAAACTAAGAAAAATACTTATGGCATAAAAATAAACAAAACTGATTTTAATATAATGTCTCAGAGTAGTTTTAATGAACTTGCAAAACAGTATGATAAGAAATCTTTAGATTTAAAAAATGGACAAGTGGTAATATATACTTATGATTTAACTAATAATATAGTCAATCAAAAAACAGACCTTCCTTTTAATAATCAGAAGAATTTAAACCTAAACATTGGTGGTAAAGTAAGTAGCTTTGATATATTAGATAATTTAAAAGGTGGAATTATAAATGCAGATACTGAAAATACTAATACCATAATTGTAAGTAATAGTGATTTTGAAAAGTTGTGGAATAAGGCCTCAGATAGTAATAAGTGTATTTATTATGGATACAATATTAAACACAATTTAAAAGCTGTTAGTGCAGTAACTGAAATAAAAAATGAAGTTCCAAAAAGTCAAAAAAATTTCTTTACTGAAAGAGTAATAAGTGCATCAGGATTAATGCAGATTTTATCTGTACTATTGTTTATAGGAACATTTATTGCAATGATATTTTTCATTGCAACAGGAAGTATATTATATTTCAAGATGTTTAATGAAATTGAGAAAGATAAGCAAGATTTTGTAGGATTAAAAAAGATAGGTGTTACACAGGAAGAGATAAAAAAGGCAGTAAGTATTCAAAGCTTTACAATGTTTTTCTTACCACTTACAGTAGCAACACTTCATGCTGTGTTTGCTGTAAAATCCGTTGGACTTTTATATGCAAAATATTTTATATTTATTGCAGGAATATATTTAGTGTTACAAACAATATATTACCTATTTGCTAAATGTATGTATGTTAAACAAATTAATAGTTGGGGTATTTAA
- a CDS encoding FusB/FusC family EF-G-binding protein gives MNVFIKKHEYNYIKKCLNDLNNAFAGCVDINTIEATKAYIHEKILRTFTNLSEEEKELLDISKINDHLQIDTYLSSLNKYVYGMPTVTNAQINKLFKKEKKLKLPSINAQDSKNVYLGWIDESVRKLFVVYNMNGKLIGMSCRIPNYSSNNTHVCTFCNRTGGENEIAFVSPICKTANYKSIGFHICLDSAKCNKRIASVEKLEKILKDVNNIK, from the coding sequence ATGAATGTTTTTATAAAAAAACATGAGTATAATTATATAAAAAAATGCTTAAATGATTTAAATAATGCTTTCGCCGGTTGTGTAGATATTAATACTATTGAAGCAACTAAAGCATATATACATGAGAAAATATTACGTACTTTTACAAATTTATCTGAGGAAGAAAAAGAGCTGCTTGATATTAGTAAAATAAATGACCACTTGCAAATTGACACGTATTTATCTTCGTTGAATAAATATGTATATGGAATGCCAACTGTTACTAATGCGCAAATTAATAAATTATTTAAAAAAGAAAAGAAACTAAAATTACCAAGCATAAATGCACAAGATTCAAAAAATGTGTATTTAGGTTGGATTGATGAATCTGTTAGAAAATTATTTGTAGTTTACAATATGAATGGTAAACTCATAGGTATGTCATGTAGAATTCCAAATTATAGTTCCAATAACACTCATGTGTGTACCTTTTGCAATCGTACAGGCGGCGAAAATGAAATAGCCTTTGTTTCGCCTATCTGTAAAACAGCTAATTATAAGTCAATAGGCTTTCATATATGTTTAGATAGTGCGAAGTGTAATAAGCGAATTGCATCTGTAGAAAAGCTTGAGAAAATTTTAAAGGATGTTAACAATATCAAGTGA
- a CDS encoding CD3324 family protein: MKYIKVHDVLPEEIVKIIQEYVDGEYLYIPRKNENHKSWGEKSGIKSALKVRNNEIYKKYVDGTTINELAQKYYLSEKSIRRIIGQEKLLCSQSL; this comes from the coding sequence ATGAAATATATAAAAGTACATGATGTGTTACCAGAGGAAATTGTTAAAATAATACAAGAATATGTGGACGGGGAATATCTTTATATACCCAGAAAAAATGAAAACCATAAGTCCTGGGGAGAAAAGAGTGGTATAAAGAGTGCTCTTAAGGTGAGAAATAATGAGATTTATAAAAAGTACGTTGATGGGACTACCATTAATGAACTAGCTCAAAAATATTACCTGTCGGAAAAAAGTATAAGAAGAATAATAGGTCAAGAAAAACTTCTATGCTCACAATCATTATAG
- a CDS encoding tRNA-dihydrouridine synthase → MKYYLAPMEGITGYIYRNSYEKFFGNIDKYFTPFIVTNKSRSLKTKELRDVLPENNKGMNIVPQILTNDSEGFVITSKKLQQLGYNEVNLNLGCPAGTVVSKNRGSGFLAKREELDMFLDEIFKIDDMKISIKTRIGKDSPEEFYELIKIYNKYPLEELIIHPRTREDFYGNKPNLQVFKDALSLSINPVCYNGDIFTASDYDKLIKTFPELKTVMLGRGILANPGLINEIKNSTNIDKKVLKDFHDEILNKYIELFNEDRNAIFRMKELWGYMIYIFSDNKKYAKKIKKSQKLSDYNEAVLSLFREQEIIEGAGLFNNQY, encoded by the coding sequence ATGAAATATTATTTAGCACCAATGGAAGGAATTACGGGATACATATATAGAAATTCTTATGAAAAATTTTTTGGTAATATTGATAAGTATTTTACACCTTTTATTGTTACAAATAAAAGTAGAAGTCTTAAGACTAAAGAATTAAGAGATGTTTTGCCTGAAAATAATAAAGGGATGAATATAGTTCCTCAAATACTTACTAACGATTCAGAAGGGTTCGTTATTACTTCTAAAAAGTTACAACAATTAGGTTATAATGAGGTTAATTTAAATTTAGGATGTCCTGCTGGAACGGTTGTTTCGAAAAATAGAGGCTCAGGATTTCTAGCTAAAAGAGAAGAACTTGATATGTTTTTAGATGAAATATTTAAAATAGATGATATGAAAATTTCTATAAAAACTAGAATAGGAAAAGATAGTCCAGAAGAATTTTATGAGCTAATAAAAATTTACAATAAATATCCTTTAGAAGAATTAATTATCCATCCGAGAACCCGAGAAGATTTTTATGGAAACAAACCTAATTTACAGGTATTTAAAGATGCATTATCTTTAAGCATTAATCCAGTATGTTATAATGGGGATATTTTCACTGCTAGTGATTATGATAAATTAATAAAAACTTTTCCAGAACTAAAAACAGTAATGCTAGGAAGAGGTATACTAGCAAATCCAGGGCTAATTAATGAGATTAAAAATAGTACTAATATAGATAAAAAAGTATTAAAAGATTTTCATGATGAAATTTTAAATAAATATATAGAATTATTTAATGAGGATAGAAATGCAATATTTAGAATGAAAGAACTATGGGGGTATATGATTTACATATTTTCAGATAATAAAAAATATGCTAAAAAAATAAAGAAGTCACAAAAGTTAAGTGATTATAATGAAGCTGTCTTAAGTTTATTTAGGGAGCAGGAAATCATAGAAGGTGCTGGATTATTTAATAATCAATATTAA